In Nitrosococcus halophilus Nc 4, the genomic stretch TTACCCATGATCGGCATCGTACCGTGGATGATCGGCCCTATGGCGGAGGTCCCGGTATGGTGATGGGGGTTCAGCCTCTTCACGATGCTATTCACGCCGGGCGTGCCGAATTAGGGGAGGGATGTCGCGTCCTATATCTTTCCCCCCAGGGGCGGCGGTTAGATCAGGCCGGATTAGAGGTATTAGCGACCCAAAAGGCCCTGCTTTTTGTGGCGGGACGTTACGAGGGCGTGGATGAGCGCCTCATGGACATGGATATCGATGAGGAATGGTCCATCGGTGATTATGTCCTAAGTGGCGGAGAATTGGCAGCTATGGTGATGATCGATGGCTTGGTGCGGTTGTTGCCGGGTGCGCTAGGCGCAACGGAGTCGGCGCAGCAAGACTCCTTTGTGAATGGTTTGCTTGATTGTCCCCACTACACTCGCCCGGAGGTGATCGAGGGTCGTCGGGTGCCGTCCGTATTGCTGAGTGGCAACCATGAAGCTATCCGCCGTTGGCGGTTGAAGCAAGCGCTGGGTCGGACTTGGCTGAGACGGCCGGATTTGTTGAGTGGGCGGATATTGAATTTAGAACAGCAACACTTGCTTGCTGAATTTATTCGGGAGTATCAAGCAGAATATGGGGAATCGACATGAGTAACAATATCATTAAGGCGATTGAAGCGGAACAGCTAAAGCAAAATTTACCGGAGTTTAATCCAGGGGACACGGTTCAGGTGCAAGTTCGGGTGACGGAGGGTAATCGGGAGCGTCTACAGGCCTTCGAAGGAGTCGTGATTGCCAAGCGTAATCGTGGCCTCAATTCTTCATTCACCGTGCGCAAAATCTCCCATGGGGAGGGGGTTGAGCGGGTTTTTCAAACCCATAGCCCCACTCTGGCAGGCATCCAGGTCAAGCGGCGGGGTGATGTGCGCCGCGCTAAGCTCTATTATCTCCGGGGACGGACGGGTAAGGCCGCCCGTATTAAGGAAAAAATTTAACGCTAAACATTGGAGATAATGAGAGAAAGGCGACTAAAGGCACTTCAATTTGAAGTGCCTTTTTTGTTTTTGGAGTAAGGCTAGATGGTGAGGACAGACTCCGGTTATGGGGCGATTGTCGCTACGCCTCTTGGTAAGCTGGGATTGTCGGTTTCCGGGAATGTTTTGACGGGACTAGATTTTCTGGAGCCAGACATTCCAGAACATTTTCCCTCCGATCCGGTTACAGAAGCAGCCCTCATTCAACTTCAGGCCTATTTTGCCGATCCTAAGACCATGTTTACATTATCCCTCCTCCCCCAGGGATCGCCATTTCAGAAGCGGGTCTGGCAAGCTTTGTGCTTCATCCCCTCGGGCTCGACAGTGAGCTATGGCATGTTGGCTAAAGAATTAAACACCAGCGCGCGGGCCATAGGTGGCGCTTGCCGGGCTAACCCCTTGCCTATTTTTATCCCCTGCCACCGGGTGGTTGCTAAGCACAGTTTAGGGGGCTACAGCGGAGCGATGGAAGGCGCCCAGTTGGATATTAAGGCATGGTTGTTACAGCATGAGGCCCAGGGTGCCCGGAAGTCCTGAAAAGGTACGCCTAGCGGCTGACCAAAGACAGCTGGAATATTTTCTGGATGCCCTTTGGTTAGAGGAAGGATTAGCCGAGAACACCTTAGCGGCTTATCGCCGGGATCTAGAGGGGTTTTCCCGGTGGTTGTACCCCCAGGGGCGAACATTGGTCGAGGCGCAACGGGAGGATCTGCTGGCCTATCTGGCACACCGTTTGGAGCGGAGTCACAAAGCTCGGAGTGCGGCCCGCTCTGTCTCTAGCCTGCGCCGTTTTTATCGCTATCTGGTGCGGGAGAAAGTCCGCGACAGTGACCCGAGTGACCGGGTTGAAGCTCCTCGGCTGGGGAGACCCTTACCCGAGTCCTTGAGTGAAGAAGAAGTGGAAGCACTGCTGGCCGCCCCAGAAGTCAACTGTAATTTAGGGCTGCGGGATCGGGCAATGCTGGAAACCCTCTATGCTACCGGGTTGCGGGTTTCTGAATTGGTCCATTTAACCTTGCCTCAACTAAATCTCCGGCAGGGAGTCGTGCGTTTAAGCGGTAAAGGCAATAAAGAACGCCTTGTGCCTTTAGGTGAAGTGGCATTGAGCTGGCTCGAGTGTTATTCCCGTGAAGCGCGTCCGGGATTAATCAAGGCTCAGATGAGTGAAATTTTATTCCTGACCCGACGCGGGGGCGCTATGACCCGGCAAGCTTTCTGGTATTTGATTAAGCGTTATGCCCGCCAGGCCGGTGTCCGGAAAGCGCTCTCGCCTCATACCTTGCGCCACGCTTTTGCGACTCATCTTCTCAACCATGGGGCGGATCTGCGGGTAGTGCAGATGTTGCTCGGGCATGCGGATCTTTCCACTACCCAGATTTACACTCATGTGGCGAGGGCTCGTTTACAGCAGCTCCATCAACAGCACCATCCCCGTGGATAAGGGTCATCATCGGGTCCCCAGTAGTCACAGTGATATACTGCAAGATGAGGTTAACCGATTATATCGAGGAGGAAATTTGAATGCCCTCATTCGACGTGGTTTCTGAAGTGGATAAGCATGAACTGCAAAACGCCATCGATCAGGTTAATCGCGAAATTGGCACTCGCTTCGATTTTCGTGGAACCGAGGCTCGGATCGAGGGGTCAGAGGAGGAACTCACACTGATTGCTGAAAGTGATTTTCAACTTCAGCAGATGGGGACCATATTGGACACTAAGCTCGCTAAGCGGGGAGTGGACGTGGCTTGTTTGGAGGCTCAAGAACCTGAGATTTCGGGGAAGCGCGCCCGTCAGTCTATCCGAGTCCGCCAAGGCATCGATAAAGAGACTGCCCGCAAAATCATCAAGATGGTAAAGGAGAGCAAACTCAAGGTCCAGGCTGCCATTCAGGGAGAGCAGGTGCGGATTTCAGGGAAGAAACGGGATGACTTACAGCAGGTGATTGCCTTGTTGCGAGAGGCCAATTTAGATTTACCATTGCAGTACGTAAATTTTCGCGATTAACTTAGGATGTAACGATGGGAAGAAAACTATTAGGCTTTCTGTTAACAGGGGTGTTGGTAACCTTTGCTTTCTCCGCGGTTGGGGACGAAGAGAAGGAGGCGGTTCGGGCATCCCTACAAAAGTGGGCACCGGGGGTGCAGCCCCAGAGTATCAAAGCCGCGCCTATTCCTGGCATTTATGAGGTGGTGGTAGAGGGACAGGTCTTTTATATCAGCCAGGATGGCCGCTACGCCATGCAAGGGCAGCTGCTTGATCTAGCGAATCGAACCAACCTGACCGAGGAACGGCTGAAGGTGATGCGGGCTGCGGCCATTGATGGTCTCGATGAGCAAAATATGATTGTGTTTGGGCCTGAGCAGGCAAAGCACACGGTGAACATCTTTACCGATATTGATTGCGGTTACTGCCGCCAATTGCACCGGCATATCGACGAATACAATGAATTGGGGATCAAAATCCGCTACCTTGCTTTTCCCCGTGCCGGTATTGGTTCTTCATCCTATGACAAAGCGGTAGAGGTATGGTGTGCCAAGGATCGCCACCAGGCCATGACTCAGGCCAAAGCGGGCAAGCCGGTGGAGAATACCGCTAAGTGCAATAATCCCGTGGCTGAGCAATTCAATCTCGGTCAATCCCTAGGAGTCAATGCTACCCCCACTTTGATTCTGGAAGATGGTTCCACCTTACCAGGGCTTGTCCGTCCCCAGAATCTGGTTAATATCTTGGAGCGAAAAATAGCGGCTCATCCTTAAGTTTAAGTAATTAAGCAGGGAGATGATGGTTGAAGTGGGGTTCCGATATCTGGGGATCAAGAAAGTAAAAACCCTCCCCAGTGCAGGTTAGTATGCTCTTCCCTCGGTCCCAATCGCCCAACACGATGCGTTGCTTGGGATGGCCATCCACGGAAAAGTGGTGTACTGCCGGACGGTGGGTATGGCCATGGATGAGTCGTTTGGCCCCGTGGGTCTGAAGGGCTGCTTCAACCGCAGCTTGATTGACATCCATGATGGCTAAGGGTTGTTGTTGGGTATGGGTCTGGCTCCGACGGCGCAGGTGCCGAGCAATGGCGCAGCGCCAGGATTTAGGCAGCGCCAGATAGGTTCGGAGGAACAGGGGCCGGCGCAGCCGAGCCCGGGCTTTTTGGTAGGCCACATCATCAGTGCAGAGCATGTCCCCGTGGGTTAACAGGGTAGAAACTCCGTACAGGTCGATGAGAGTAGGGTCTTGCAGGATCCGGCAACCGCTTGCTTGAGCAAAGGCCCGACCGACTAGAAAATCGCGATTTCCAGGGATGAAATAAAGGTTAAGCCCTGCCTCGGAGAGGCGACGGAGGGCCTGGGTAATGGCCAAGCCCTCCGTGGTGGGTGCGTCGTCTCCAATCCAATAGTCAAACAGATCGCCTAGGATATAGAGGGTTTCCCCATGAGGTGCCTCTTGGGAGAGAAACTCTAAGGCCTGGGATTGAATCTCGGCCTTGTTCGATCCTAGGTGGAGATCGGAAATAAAAAATGTAGCCACGTAGCCCTTGAATTATCAATCGGCTACAATAGTGGCTTGTTCGATGATCACCGGTTCCAATGGCACGTCCCGGTGGTGTCCCTTGGCGCCGGTTTTTACTTCCTTGATGGTATTGACCACCTCCATGCCTTCCACAACCCGGCCAAAAACGGCATATCCCCAGCCTTGGCGGTCCTTGCTGCGATGATTGAGGAAATCATTGTCGGCGACATTAATAAAGAACTGCGCGGTTGCTGAATGGGGATCAGAGGTACGCGCCATGGCGAGAGTCCCTTCTTCGTTCTTAAGCCCGTTATCCGCTTCATTTTGTATAGGGGAATGGGTTGGCTTGGGCTTAAAATCGGTATCGAAACCGCCACCCTGGATCATGAAATTATCAATCACCCGGTGAAATAAGGTGTTATCGTAAAAGCCTTCGCTGACATAGCGGAGAAAATTTTCTACTGAAACAGGGGCCTTTTCTCGGTTGAGCTCGACCGTAATATTGCCGAAATTGGTTTGCAGTTTAACCCGGGGCTGCTTTTGGGCAGTCGCACCGCCGCCAGCTTCGGCTGCCAAGGTAAATACACCGAGTAAAAGGAAAGCAAGAGTTTTTTGGGAAGCATACATATGAGCAGGCCTATATATTCAAGGTTGAACATTTCAATTCAATCAAATTTCAGTCAGCGGTTATACTACGCGAATATCCCTATGGTGAGCAAAATCCCGCATCAAGAACTTTTGTGGCAGATCGGTTTTTCTATTACTATGCCGTGTCATGACTAAACTCAAGACTCGTTTTGCCCCTAGTCCCAGCGGTTTGTTGCACTTAGGAAATGTGCGCACCGCTTTGTTTAATGCCTTACTGGCCCGTCGTAGCCAGGGCATATTCCTATTGCGGATTGAAGATACGGATCAAGAACGGAGCGCTGAGGAATATGTGGAAGCGCTCATGGAAGATTTGCGCTGGTTGGGTTTAGGGTGGCAGGAAGGGCCGGAAGTAGAGGGAGAAGTCGGACCTTACCGGCAGTCTCAGCGGGAGCCCATTTATCGAGCCTATTTCCAGCGCTTGGAGGCTGAGGAGTTAGCCTATCCTTGCTTTTGCTCCCCGGAGGATTTAGAGCGGGTGCGCAAACGACAGTTGGCGGCAGGCCAAGCACCCCGCTATCCGGGCACCTGCGCTCGGCTGGCTCCAGAAGAAGTGGAAAGGAAACTGGCTGCGGGCTTAAAGCCTACCCTGCGCTTTCGCGTGCCGCTCTTGGCCACGGTTGAATTCGAGGATTTGGTCCGGGGTCCTCAACGCTTTGCGACGGGTGATATTGGCGACTTTATCATCCGGCGCGCCGATGGTTCGCCGGCGTTCTTTTTCAGCAATGCTTTGGACGATGCCTTGATGGGAGTGACCCATGTTCTGCGGGGGGAAGATCACTTAACCAATACGCCTCGTCAAATCCTGTTACTCCAGGCCTTGGGGTTGCCGGTTCCCCGCTATGGGCATATTGCCATGATTGTGGGCAACGACGGGGCGCCCCTGTCCAAGCGTCACGGCAGCCGCAGCGTTCGGGAGTTGCGAGAAACCGGTTATCTGCCTGAGGCATTGTGCAATTATCTGGCCCGGCTAGGACACCATTATGAGGATACGGATTTTCTGGACTTGGATGCCCTGGCCGCAAAATTTGACTTAAACCGGCTTGGGCGGGCACCCGCTCGTTTTGACCTGCAACAACTACATCACTGGCAGCGGGAGGCTTTGGCCCACCAGGATCTTGATACCTTCGGGCAGTGGTTAGCGCCAGTGGTCGCTCAGCAAGTCCCGGCTGATAAATACCAGGAATTTGTCGAGGCGGTACGGCCCAATGTAGTTTTGCCTGAAGACGCCCGCCATTGGGCGACGGTGCTGTTTGGGGAAGAGCTGGTGCTCAAGGAGCCTGTTCTCCCCGTCATCCAGGAAGCGGGTCCCACATTTTTTACCCAGGCCTTGGTGGCCGTTGACAGTTGTGGTACTGATTTCAAAGCGCTCACCACCCAGCTAAAACAAACCACAGGGGCCAAAGGCAAGTCGCTTTTTCTTCCTTTGCGGGCCGCCCTCACTGGCGAGCTAGACGGCCCAGAACTGGCCCGTTTGCTCCCCTTGCTGGGGACGGGACGGCTACGGCAGCGGCTGCAGAACTGTATGCACCCCGAGCGTTCGCTCACAACTTATTGATAAATAAGATTCTTCCGTTCTTCTTTGGGGCATTGCTGCTTTGGCGCCAAAGTGCAGTACAATTTATAGAAAATTGGTAGTTTGCTGAATATCTTAGGAAACCCCTTATGCTGC encodes the following:
- a CDS encoding DsbC family protein, translating into MGRKLLGFLLTGVLVTFAFSAVGDEEKEAVRASLQKWAPGVQPQSIKAAPIPGIYEVVVEGQVFYISQDGRYAMQGQLLDLANRTNLTEERLKVMRAAAIDGLDEQNMIVFGPEQAKHTVNIFTDIDCGYCRQLHRHIDEYNELGIKIRYLAFPRAGIGSSSYDKAVEVWCAKDRHQAMTQAKAGKPVENTAKCNNPVAEQFNLGQSLGVNATPTLILEDGSTLPGLVRPQNLVNILERKIAAHP
- the xerD gene encoding site-specific tyrosine recombinase XerD, yielding MRPRVPGSPEKVRLAADQRQLEYFLDALWLEEGLAENTLAAYRRDLEGFSRWLYPQGRTLVEAQREDLLAYLAHRLERSHKARSAARSVSSLRRFYRYLVREKVRDSDPSDRVEAPRLGRPLPESLSEEEVEALLAAPEVNCNLGLRDRAMLETLYATGLRVSELVHLTLPQLNLRQGVVRLSGKGNKERLVPLGEVALSWLECYSREARPGLIKAQMSEILFLTRRGGAMTRQAFWYLIKRYARQAGVRKALSPHTLRHAFATHLLNHGADLRVVQMLLGHADLSTTQIYTHVARARLQQLHQQHHPRG
- a CDS encoding methylated-DNA--[protein]-cysteine S-methyltransferase, with amino-acid sequence MVRTDSGYGAIVATPLGKLGLSVSGNVLTGLDFLEPDIPEHFPSDPVTEAALIQLQAYFADPKTMFTLSLLPQGSPFQKRVWQALCFIPSGSTVSYGMLAKELNTSARAIGGACRANPLPIFIPCHRVVAKHSLGGYSGAMEGAQLDIKAWLLQHEAQGARKS
- a CDS encoding UDP-2,3-diacylglucosamine diphosphatase, which translates into the protein MATFFISDLHLGSNKAEIQSQALEFLSQEAPHGETLYILGDLFDYWIGDDAPTTEGLAITQALRRLSEAGLNLYFIPGNRDFLVGRAFAQASGCRILQDPTLIDLYGVSTLLTHGDMLCTDDVAYQKARARLRRPLFLRTYLALPKSWRCAIARHLRRRSQTHTQQQPLAIMDVNQAAVEAALQTHGAKRLIHGHTHRPAVHHFSVDGHPKQRIVLGDWDRGKSILTCTGEGFYFLDPQISEPHFNHHLPA
- the trmD gene encoding tRNA (guanosine(37)-N1)-methyltransferase TrmD, yielding MRLGVVTLFPSMFDALWDSGVIGRALKQGIVGLSLWNPRDFTHDRHRTVDDRPYGGGPGMVMGVQPLHDAIHAGRAELGEGCRVLYLSPQGRRLDQAGLEVLATQKALLFVAGRYEGVDERLMDMDIDEEWSIGDYVLSGGELAAMVMIDGLVRLLPGALGATESAQQDSFVNGLLDCPHYTRPEVIEGRRVPSVLLSGNHEAIRRWRLKQALGRTWLRRPDLLSGRILNLEQQHLLAEFIREYQAEYGEST
- a CDS encoding YajQ family cyclic di-GMP-binding protein is translated as MPSFDVVSEVDKHELQNAIDQVNREIGTRFDFRGTEARIEGSEEELTLIAESDFQLQQMGTILDTKLAKRGVDVACLEAQEPEISGKRARQSIRVRQGIDKETARKIIKMVKESKLKVQAAIQGEQVRISGKKRDDLQQVIALLREANLDLPLQYVNFRD
- the rplS gene encoding 50S ribosomal protein L19, which codes for MSNNIIKAIEAEQLKQNLPEFNPGDTVQVQVRVTEGNRERLQAFEGVVIAKRNRGLNSSFTVRKISHGEGVERVFQTHSPTLAGIQVKRRGDVRRAKLYYLRGRTGKAARIKEKI
- a CDS encoding peptidylprolyl isomerase, translating into MYASQKTLAFLLLGVFTLAAEAGGGATAQKQPRVKLQTNFGNITVELNREKAPVSVENFLRYVSEGFYDNTLFHRVIDNFMIQGGGFDTDFKPKPTHSPIQNEADNGLKNEEGTLAMARTSDPHSATAQFFINVADNDFLNHRSKDRQGWGYAVFGRVVEGMEVVNTIKEVKTGAKGHHRDVPLEPVIIEQATIVAD
- the gltX gene encoding glutamate--tRNA ligase — translated: MTKLKTRFAPSPSGLLHLGNVRTALFNALLARRSQGIFLLRIEDTDQERSAEEYVEALMEDLRWLGLGWQEGPEVEGEVGPYRQSQREPIYRAYFQRLEAEELAYPCFCSPEDLERVRKRQLAAGQAPRYPGTCARLAPEEVERKLAAGLKPTLRFRVPLLATVEFEDLVRGPQRFATGDIGDFIIRRADGSPAFFFSNALDDALMGVTHVLRGEDHLTNTPRQILLLQALGLPVPRYGHIAMIVGNDGAPLSKRHGSRSVRELRETGYLPEALCNYLARLGHHYEDTDFLDLDALAAKFDLNRLGRAPARFDLQQLHHWQREALAHQDLDTFGQWLAPVVAQQVPADKYQEFVEAVRPNVVLPEDARHWATVLFGEELVLKEPVLPVIQEAGPTFFTQALVAVDSCGTDFKALTTQLKQTTGAKGKSLFLPLRAALTGELDGPELARLLPLLGTGRLRQRLQNCMHPERSLTTY